In one Actinomyces trachealis genomic region, the following are encoded:
- a CDS encoding NAD-dependent malic enzyme: MAQPSPSYTVALHLEVPASQSAVAALVETASSTGAIVTGVDVADTDGDSLVVDLTADTRDSVHRGELVAALKTLPGVVVLNVGDSTFLAHVGGKLEIAARTAIRNRRDLARVYTPGVARVCKAIHDHPERARMLTIKKNTVAVVTDGTAVLGLGDIGPAAAMPVMEGKAVLFKQFGDVDAWPVALDTKDPEEIIAIVKAIAPAYGGINLEDIAAPKCFDIEARLREELDIPVFHDDQHGTAVVTLAALINALKVVGKKIEDVRIVLSGVGAAGTAIAKLLMAHGAKDIVGYGRAGALDGTHTEGMNEHRKWLAENTNPRHVTGSLKEGLVGADVLIGVSSGDLLRPADLKVMNEGAIVFAMANPTPEVDPIGAAEVAAVVATGRSDFPNQINNVLVFPGLFRGLLDTGIVDISMELLRAAAEGVASVIKEEELSPVYIIPGAFDTRVAGAVAKAVRQFANA; the protein is encoded by the coding sequence ATGGCTCAGCCCAGCCCTAGCTACACTGTCGCCCTGCACCTGGAGGTACCTGCTAGTCAGAGCGCCGTCGCCGCCCTGGTGGAGACGGCGTCCTCTACCGGCGCGATTGTCACCGGCGTCGACGTGGCGGACACCGACGGCGACAGCTTGGTCGTCGACCTCACGGCGGACACCCGCGACTCGGTGCACCGCGGTGAGTTGGTGGCTGCGCTCAAGACGCTGCCTGGGGTGGTGGTGCTTAACGTCGGCGACTCGACCTTTTTGGCGCATGTGGGCGGCAAGTTGGAGATCGCCGCGCGCACGGCCATCCGTAACCGTCGCGACCTGGCCCGCGTGTACACCCCCGGTGTTGCCCGCGTCTGCAAAGCCATCCACGACCACCCTGAGCGCGCTCGCATGCTCACGATCAAGAAGAACACGGTCGCCGTGGTCACGGATGGCACCGCGGTGTTGGGGCTGGGGGACATTGGGCCTGCCGCCGCCATGCCGGTGATGGAGGGCAAGGCTGTGCTCTTCAAACAGTTTGGCGACGTCGATGCCTGGCCGGTGGCCCTGGACACCAAGGACCCGGAGGAGATCATCGCGATCGTCAAGGCGATCGCCCCCGCTTATGGCGGTATCAACTTGGAGGATATCGCCGCCCCCAAGTGCTTTGACATTGAGGCGCGCCTGCGTGAGGAGCTGGATATCCCCGTCTTCCACGATGACCAGCATGGCACTGCGGTGGTGACCCTGGCCGCCCTTATCAACGCCTTGAAGGTGGTGGGCAAGAAGATTGAGGATGTGCGCATCGTGCTGTCTGGCGTGGGTGCGGCTGGCACCGCTATCGCTAAGCTGCTGATGGCTCATGGTGCCAAGGACATCGTGGGTTATGGGCGCGCTGGGGCGCTCGACGGCACCCACACTGAGGGCATGAACGAGCACCGCAAGTGGCTTGCGGAGAACACTAACCCGCGCCACGTCACCGGTAGTCTTAAGGAGGGCTTGGTGGGGGCTGATGTGCTTATCGGGGTCTCCTCCGGCGACTTGTTGCGGCCTGCGGACCTGAAGGTCATGAATGAGGGTGCGATCGTCTTCGCGATGGCTAACCCCACCCCTGAGGTGGATCCGATCGGCGCTGCCGAGGTCGCTGCCGTGGTGGCCACGGGTCGCTCTGACTTCCCGAACCAGATCAATAACGTGCTGGTTTTCCCTGGCCTGTTCCGTGGCCTGCTGGACACAGGGATCGTGGATATCTCCATGGAACTGCTGCGCGCTGCCGCAGAGGGCGTGGCCTCCGTGATCAAGGAGGAGGAGCTCAGCCCCGTGTACATCATCCCCGGCGCCTTCGACACGCGTGTGGCCGGGGCGGTGGCTAAGGCCGTGCGCCAGTTCGCGAACGCCTGA
- a CDS encoding threonine/serine ThrE exporter family protein: MKQSGVVIRLGRMMLAAGAGSYRVKSSMARAAAAVGLDRHEATVTMTELVTSSYVGERFRTETAEQRRVGVNVARLEALRRIVHDLKAHTTVEELDAKLDQVSKMHALYGNVANALASGVACAGFCFLNKGGWVECLLVLLAAGIGQATRRQMLERQFQHFFTWLVCGVVASGIYMGADAALVATGVISGSHQGGIVSAILFLIPGFPLVTAMLDLARQDFSSAISRGSYVVLMMASAGVAVWGVTYPFNWDVTTVTSPHPHGLLLYALRCFCSFIAAYGFAMLFNAPARACLLAAIVGAVANTGRLFLIDVVGVPWQLAVGLAAVVIGLLAQAFVSRASQSRVALSVPAVVIMIPGVPFYRAITSLNDRAKDPTVAVNEAMGNLWQVFFVIAAIGVGLALARIITDHGWRHDVATADLVSQF; this comes from the coding sequence ATGAAGCAGTCCGGCGTGGTGATTCGCTTAGGCCGCATGATGCTCGCCGCGGGCGCTGGCTCCTACCGCGTCAAGTCCTCCATGGCCCGCGCTGCCGCCGCCGTCGGACTTGACCGACATGAAGCCACAGTGACCATGACGGAACTGGTCACCTCCTCCTACGTGGGGGAGCGCTTCCGCACTGAGACCGCCGAGCAGCGTCGCGTGGGCGTGAACGTGGCCCGGCTTGAAGCACTACGTCGGATCGTCCACGACCTTAAGGCCCACACCACAGTGGAGGAGCTGGACGCCAAGCTAGACCAGGTCTCCAAGATGCACGCCCTGTACGGGAACGTCGCGAACGCGCTGGCCTCCGGCGTCGCCTGTGCAGGATTCTGCTTCCTGAACAAGGGGGGCTGGGTGGAGTGCCTGTTGGTGCTGCTCGCTGCCGGTATCGGCCAGGCAACGCGCCGCCAGATGCTTGAGCGCCAGTTCCAGCACTTTTTCACCTGGCTGGTCTGCGGTGTGGTTGCCTCTGGCATCTACATGGGTGCCGATGCGGCGCTGGTGGCCACTGGCGTCATCTCGGGGAGTCACCAGGGCGGCATCGTCTCCGCCATCTTGTTCCTTATCCCCGGTTTCCCGCTGGTCACCGCCATGCTTGACCTGGCCCGGCAGGACTTCTCTTCCGCCATCTCACGCGGCTCCTATGTGGTCCTGATGATGGCCTCTGCCGGTGTGGCGGTGTGGGGCGTGACCTACCCCTTCAACTGGGACGTCACCACCGTCACCTCCCCCCACCCCCACGGGCTACTGCTCTACGCCCTGCGCTGTTTCTGCTCGTTTATTGCCGCCTACGGCTTCGCCATGCTGTTCAACGCCCCCGCCCGCGCCTGCCTGCTGGCCGCAATCGTTGGCGCCGTGGCCAACACTGGCCGATTGTTCCTTATCGACGTCGTCGGCGTGCCGTGGCAGCTGGCGGTGGGTTTGGCTGCCGTGGTGATCGGCCTGTTGGCCCAGGCCTTCGTCTCGCGCGCTAGCCAGTCGCGTGTGGCCTTGTCTGTGCCGGCCGTGGTCATCATGATCCCGGGCGTGCCCTTCTACCGGGCCATCACCTCCCTGAACGACCGTGCCAAGGACCCCACGGTGGCGGTCAACGAGGCCATGGGCAACCTGTGGCAGGTGTTCTTCGTGATCGCCGCCATCGGGGTGGGGCTGGCGCTGGCCCGCATCATCACCGACCACGGCTGGCGTCACGACGTCGCCACCGCCGACCTGGTCAGCCAGTTCTGA
- a CDS encoding aspartate:alanine exchanger family transporter, whose product MVLTILNHLGANPVLVLFLLIGIGMLFGHIKVKGVSLGAAAVLFAGITLAAWATAQGVKLEVPGHFGILGLAIFTFAIGVSSGPNFFHSLKTALGPIAIMVAAFVVAAATAVGVGRALGMPPALIAGTFAGAVTNTPALAAAGQAAELHGDPQGAAIATVGYAVAYLFGVIGMLFFCLLALSYRKTDRDTPSPLVNRTIRVERDDSPRISDIAAKISGELKFSRLRRGETGPIMPITKQHFNERMHKDDLVTVVGTQEAVNQVIHAIGHGSSHSLLADRKYLDFRRITVSDPKLAGHTIADLDIDGRFEATISRVRRGDTDMVGAPDLVLQQGDRVRVVAPTGRMRDITKFFGDSSRGLSSINPVALGLGMALGIFIGEWKFLTPTGATFSIGSAAGTLLVGLVFGRIGRIGRFVTAIPFTAGAVLSEFGLLVFLAQAGTKAGGQIANAFSGGDWWKILLVGFLVTTIVGLGLYAGMRWGIKMGGTRLSGLLGGAQTQPAVLAFANERTGADPRVALGYAMVYPVAMIVKIFIAQILGGL is encoded by the coding sequence GTGGTACTGACCATCCTGAACCACCTGGGAGCCAACCCAGTCCTGGTTCTGTTCCTCCTTATCGGCATTGGCATGCTCTTCGGGCACATCAAGGTCAAGGGCGTCTCCCTGGGTGCAGCCGCCGTACTGTTCGCGGGCATCACCTTGGCCGCCTGGGCGACTGCACAAGGAGTCAAGCTGGAAGTGCCCGGCCACTTTGGCATTCTGGGCCTGGCGATCTTCACCTTTGCCATCGGCGTGAGCTCCGGCCCGAATTTTTTCCACTCCCTCAAGACAGCACTGGGACCGATTGCCATCATGGTGGCCGCCTTCGTGGTGGCTGCGGCAACGGCCGTGGGTGTGGGCCGGGCGCTGGGTATGCCACCTGCGTTGATTGCCGGAACCTTCGCTGGCGCGGTCACGAACACACCAGCGCTGGCGGCAGCAGGTCAAGCCGCTGAGCTGCACGGTGACCCGCAGGGTGCCGCAATCGCCACGGTGGGCTACGCCGTCGCCTACCTCTTTGGCGTCATCGGCATGCTGTTCTTCTGCCTGCTGGCTCTGAGCTACCGCAAGACCGACCGGGACACCCCCTCCCCGCTGGTCAACCGCACCATCCGAGTGGAGCGTGACGATTCCCCACGCATCTCGGACATCGCCGCGAAGATCAGTGGCGAACTGAAGTTCTCCCGCCTGCGCCGGGGCGAGACCGGGCCGATCATGCCGATCACCAAGCAGCACTTCAACGAGCGCATGCACAAGGACGACCTAGTGACCGTGGTGGGCACACAGGAGGCCGTCAACCAGGTGATCCACGCGATCGGTCACGGCTCCTCCCACTCCCTGCTGGCGGACCGCAAGTATCTGGACTTCCGGCGTATCACGGTCTCTGACCCCAAGCTCGCTGGTCACACGATCGCTGACCTGGACATTGACGGCCGCTTTGAGGCCACCATCTCGCGGGTGCGCCGCGGTGACACGGACATGGTGGGCGCACCCGACCTGGTGCTCCAGCAGGGTGACCGGGTGCGCGTGGTGGCCCCCACCGGCCGCATGAGAGACATCACCAAGTTCTTCGGTGACTCCTCGCGTGGCCTTTCCTCCATCAACCCGGTGGCGCTGGGCCTGGGCATGGCCCTGGGCATCTTTATCGGTGAGTGGAAATTCCTGACCCCCACCGGTGCGACCTTCTCTATTGGCTCGGCCGCCGGCACGCTGCTGGTGGGGCTCGTGTTCGGGCGTATCGGGCGGATCGGCAGATTTGTGACCGCGATTCCATTCACCGCCGGTGCCGTGCTCTCCGAGTTCGGCCTACTGGTGTTCTTGGCCCAGGCTGGCACGAAAGCCGGAGGACAGATCGCAAACGCCTTCTCCGGGGGTGACTGGTGGAAGATCCTGCTGGTCGGCTTCCTGGTGACCACCATTGTGGGACTTGGTCTCTACGCCGGGATGCGCTGGGGTATCAAGATGGGTGGTACCCGCCTGTCTGGTCTGCTTGGTGGCGCTCAGACCCAGCCGGCCGTGCTGGCTTTCGCCAACGAGCGCACTGGCGCCGACCCGCGCGTCGCCCTGGGCTACGCGATGGTCTACCCGGTGGCCATGATCGTCAAGATTTTCATCGCACAGATCCTCGGCGGGCTCTAG
- a CDS encoding acetolactate synthase large subunit, producing the protein MTGQDAPTAVPSAAEAEAATAATTPHTSSQQPEQVTGAEALVRSLEAVGVTHIFGMPGGAILPFYDPLLASKKIRHILVRHEQGAGHAAEGYAVVTGRPGVCVATSGPGATNLITAIGDAHMDSIPMVAITGQVGAGLIGTDAFQEADIVGATMPFVKHSFLVTDPDEVPARVAEAFHLASTGRPGPVLIDVTKDAQNSLTTFSWPPVTDLPGYHLPGKPNQRRVTQAAEAIAHAARPVFLLGGGLVRSDLDPAQLRELVELVGAPFTTTLMALGVLPSDHPQALGMPGMHGTVAAVGALQRADLIITLGARFDDRVTGKVDSFATRAAVIHVDIDPAEISKIRTADVPIVGQLKDVVPALTAAFKRLVEQEGRTDIDPWTTEVAHMRAVYPPEWTDTDDGLLQPQEVISHLGKAASEDTIWVTGVGQHQMWAAQFLPHRRHRSWLTSGGAGTMGYGVPAAMGAKVAAPDRPVWLIDGDGCFQMTNQELATCTLAEVPIKVAVINNSSLGMVRQWQNLFYGQRYSNTHLHTGAGTVRVPDFVKLAEAYGAVGLRCERLEDVDEVIAQANAINDRPVVIDFTVSADAQVWPMVAAGVSNDAIQHARGMSPQWEEE; encoded by the coding sequence ATGACTGGTCAAGACGCGCCTACGGCGGTCCCGTCGGCCGCCGAGGCCGAGGCGGCAACAGCCGCTACGACGCCCCACACCTCCTCGCAGCAGCCCGAGCAGGTAACCGGAGCTGAGGCACTGGTCAGGTCCCTGGAGGCGGTTGGGGTCACTCACATATTCGGCATGCCCGGGGGCGCGATCCTGCCCTTCTATGACCCACTGCTGGCCTCCAAGAAGATCCGCCACATCCTGGTGCGTCACGAGCAGGGGGCCGGGCACGCCGCCGAGGGCTACGCCGTCGTCACCGGCAGGCCCGGTGTTTGTGTGGCCACCTCCGGTCCTGGAGCGACCAACCTCATCACCGCCATTGGTGACGCCCACATGGATTCCATTCCCATGGTGGCCATTACCGGGCAGGTCGGCGCCGGGTTGATCGGCACGGACGCCTTCCAGGAGGCGGACATCGTTGGCGCCACCATGCCTTTTGTGAAGCATTCCTTCCTGGTCACCGACCCGGATGAGGTTCCCGCCCGGGTGGCTGAGGCTTTCCACCTGGCTTCCACCGGACGGCCTGGCCCGGTCCTGATCGACGTCACTAAGGACGCCCAGAACAGCCTGACCACCTTCTCCTGGCCCCCCGTTACGGATCTGCCCGGCTACCACCTGCCCGGTAAACCGAACCAGCGTCGTGTTACCCAAGCCGCTGAGGCCATCGCCCATGCTGCGCGGCCCGTGTTTCTGCTCGGCGGTGGCCTGGTCCGCTCCGACCTGGATCCCGCCCAGCTGCGTGAGCTTGTGGAGCTGGTTGGCGCCCCCTTCACCACCACGCTGATGGCCCTAGGGGTCCTGCCCTCCGACCACCCGCAAGCCTTAGGTATGCCCGGTATGCACGGCACCGTGGCCGCCGTCGGCGCCCTCCAGCGCGCCGACCTCATCATTACGCTCGGCGCCCGCTTTGACGACCGGGTGACGGGCAAGGTGGACTCCTTCGCCACCCGGGCGGCGGTCATCCACGTGGACATTGATCCCGCCGAGATCTCTAAGATCCGCACCGCTGACGTGCCGATCGTCGGCCAGCTCAAGGATGTTGTCCCTGCGCTTACTGCCGCCTTCAAACGCCTGGTTGAGCAGGAGGGCCGCACCGACATTGACCCCTGGACCACTGAGGTGGCCCACATGCGTGCGGTCTACCCCCCCGAGTGGACTGACACCGATGACGGCCTGCTCCAGCCCCAGGAGGTCATCTCGCACCTGGGTAAGGCCGCTAGCGAGGACACGATCTGGGTCACCGGCGTGGGCCAGCACCAGATGTGGGCCGCCCAATTCCTCCCGCACCGGCGCCACCGCTCCTGGCTGACTTCTGGCGGGGCCGGGACCATGGGCTACGGCGTGCCTGCGGCCATGGGGGCCAAGGTGGCGGCCCCGGACCGGCCCGTGTGGCTGATCGACGGCGACGGCTGCTTCCAGATGACTAACCAGGAGCTGGCCACCTGCACCCTCGCTGAGGTGCCGATCAAAGTTGCCGTCATCAACAACTCCTCCTTGGGCATGGTGCGCCAGTGGCAGAACCTCTTCTACGGGCAGCGCTACTCCAACACGCACCTGCACACGGGGGCCGGGACGGTGCGCGTGCCGGACTTCGTGAAGCTGGCGGAAGCCTACGGCGCCGTCGGCCTGCGTTGTGAGCGCCTGGAGGACGTGGACGAGGTGATCGCTCAGGCGAACGCCATCAATGATCGCCCCGTGGTTATCGACTTCACCGTCTCCGCCGACGCGCAGGTCTGGCCGATGGTCGCTGCCGGGGTCTCCAATGACGCCATCCAGCATGCCCGGGGCATGAGCCCCCAGTGGGAAGAGGAGTGA
- the ilvN gene encoding acetolactate synthase small subunit has protein sequence MMSKRTLSVLVENKPGVLTRVSALFTRRGFNIHSLAVGPTEHEDVSRITVIADTEGPAMEQVTKQLNKLVNVLKIVELDPAASVERELYLIKVKADDSNRTAVLQIVDLFRAHVVDVAPASVVIETVGSESKVRALLIALQPYGVKEIVQSGAVAITRGPRSITDQLKEK, from the coding sequence CTGATGAGTAAGCGCACGCTTTCAGTCCTGGTGGAGAACAAGCCTGGCGTGCTCACGCGCGTCTCCGCCCTGTTTACTCGCCGCGGCTTCAACATCCATTCCTTGGCCGTGGGCCCCACCGAGCACGAGGACGTCTCCCGTATCACGGTGATAGCCGACACCGAGGGGCCCGCCATGGAACAGGTCACCAAGCAGCTCAACAAGCTGGTCAACGTGCTCAAGATTGTGGAACTGGACCCGGCGGCTTCAGTGGAGCGTGAGCTATACCTGATCAAGGTGAAGGCTGATGACTCTAACCGTACGGCTGTCCTGCAGATTGTGGACCTGTTCCGCGCGCATGTGGTGGATGTGGCCCCCGCCTCCGTGGTTATTGAGACCGTAGGCTCCGAGTCCAAGGTGCGGGCGCTGCTTATCGCGCTTCAGCCCTACGGGGTTAAGGAGATCGTCCAGTCAGGTGCTGTGGCTATTACGCGTGGCCCTCGGTCCATCACCGATCAACTCAAGGAGAAGTGA
- the ilvC gene encoding ketol-acid reductoisomerase, producing MAAEKFYDDDADLSVIQSKKVAVIGYGSQGHAHALNLRDSGVEVAVGLREGSSSVAKAEEAGLPVKPVAEAVAWADVVVVLAPDQVQARLYREEIEPNIKPGSALLFSHGFNIHFGYIEPAAGIDVVMVAPKGPGHTVRRQFEQGRGVPVLVCVEQDATGQAWPLVLSYAKAVGGTRAGAIKTTFREETETDLFGEQTVLCGGVSKLIEYGFETLTEAGYQPEMAYFEVCHELKLIVDLINEGGLSKQRWSCSDTAEYGDYVSGPRVITPEVKEHMKEVLADIQSGAFAKRFMDDQAAGAPEFKQLRARGEAHPIEKTGREVRSMFAWRAEVDKDYTEGSVAR from the coding sequence ATGGCAGCAGAGAAGTTCTATGACGACGACGCCGACCTGTCCGTCATCCAGTCCAAGAAGGTGGCCGTTATCGGCTACGGCTCCCAGGGGCACGCCCATGCCCTGAACCTGCGCGACTCCGGCGTGGAGGTGGCTGTGGGCTTGCGTGAGGGCTCCAGTTCGGTGGCCAAGGCTGAGGAGGCGGGCCTGCCCGTCAAGCCGGTGGCGGAGGCGGTGGCCTGGGCTGATGTGGTGGTGGTGCTGGCCCCCGACCAGGTGCAGGCCAGGCTGTACCGGGAGGAAATCGAGCCCAACATTAAGCCCGGCTCCGCGCTGCTGTTCTCCCACGGCTTCAACATTCACTTTGGCTACATTGAGCCCGCTGCGGGCATTGACGTGGTGATGGTGGCCCCCAAGGGCCCCGGGCACACGGTGCGCCGCCAGTTTGAGCAGGGGCGTGGCGTGCCTGTGCTCGTCTGCGTGGAGCAGGACGCCACTGGGCAGGCCTGGCCGCTCGTGCTGTCCTACGCCAAGGCCGTCGGCGGCACGCGTGCGGGCGCGATTAAAACCACCTTCCGTGAGGAGACCGAGACGGACCTTTTTGGTGAGCAGACCGTGCTGTGCGGGGGCGTCTCCAAGCTGATCGAGTACGGCTTTGAGACCTTGACTGAGGCGGGCTACCAGCCGGAGATGGCGTACTTTGAGGTGTGCCACGAGTTGAAGCTGATCGTGGACCTGATTAATGAGGGTGGCTTGTCTAAGCAGCGTTGGTCCTGCTCTGACACGGCCGAGTACGGCGACTACGTTTCCGGGCCGCGCGTGATCACCCCCGAGGTTAAGGAGCACATGAAGGAGGTTCTGGCGGACATCCAGAGCGGGGCTTTTGCCAAGCGTTTCATGGACGATCAGGCTGCCGGGGCCCCCGAGTTCAAGCAGTTGCGTGCTCGGGGGGAGGCTCACCCGATTGAGAAGACTGGCCGGGAGGTGCGTTCCATGTTCGCCTGGCGCGCCGAGGTGGACAAGGACTACACCGAGGGCTCTGTGGCCCGCTGA
- a CDS encoding 3-isopropylmalate dehydrogenase, whose protein sequence is MTQIIKLAVIPGDGIGKEVVPEGLKVLQAALKGADVAVETTSFDLGAERWHRTGETLTDADLEAIKTHDVILLGAVGDPSVPSGVLERGLLLRLRFALDHYVNLRPSKYYPGVPTPLANPGEIDFVVVREGTEGLYCGNGGAVRVGTPQEVATEVSVNTAYGVERVVRYAFEQARARRQYLTLVHKHNVLVNAGHLWRRTVEAVAAEYPEVRTDYCHVDAATIYLVTDPGRFDVIVTDNLFGDILTDEAGAVTGGIGLSASGNLNPSGEFPSMFEPVHGSAPDIAGQGKADPTATISAVAMLLEHIGQVEAAARVRAAVEADMAARARANAAGSPLVRSTQQIGDAVVALL, encoded by the coding sequence ATGACGCAGATCATCAAGCTCGCAGTGATTCCCGGTGACGGCATTGGCAAGGAGGTTGTGCCTGAGGGCCTCAAGGTTTTGCAGGCCGCCCTGAAGGGGGCTGATGTTGCCGTCGAGACCACCAGCTTTGACTTGGGTGCTGAGCGTTGGCACCGCACCGGGGAGACCCTCACTGACGCGGACCTGGAGGCGATCAAAACCCATGACGTCATTCTGCTCGGCGCCGTGGGCGACCCTTCGGTGCCTTCTGGCGTGCTGGAGCGCGGCCTGCTGCTGCGCCTGCGCTTCGCCCTGGACCATTATGTGAATCTGCGGCCCTCCAAGTACTACCCGGGTGTGCCCACCCCGCTCGCCAACCCGGGTGAGATCGATTTTGTGGTGGTGCGGGAGGGCACGGAAGGGCTGTACTGCGGCAATGGGGGGGCGGTGCGGGTGGGTACCCCGCAGGAGGTTGCCACGGAGGTGAGTGTGAACACCGCCTACGGGGTGGAGCGGGTGGTGCGTTACGCCTTTGAGCAGGCCCGCGCCCGCAGGCAGTATTTGACGCTGGTTCACAAGCACAACGTGCTGGTTAATGCGGGGCACCTCTGGCGCCGCACGGTGGAGGCCGTCGCTGCCGAGTACCCGGAGGTCAGGACCGACTACTGCCACGTGGACGCCGCCACGATCTACCTGGTTACTGATCCTGGGCGCTTTGACGTGATTGTTACGGACAACCTTTTTGGGGACATTCTCACTGATGAGGCCGGGGCTGTCACCGGTGGGATCGGCCTGTCTGCCTCCGGCAACCTCAATCCCAGCGGCGAGTTCCCCTCCATGTTCGAGCCGGTGCACGGCTCCGCCCCGGATATTGCGGGCCAGGGTAAGGCGGACCCCACGGCCACGATCAGTGCCGTGGCCATGCTGCTGGAGCACATTGGTCAGGTTGAGGCCGCAGCCCGCGTGCGCGCAGCGGTGGAGGCGGACATGGCCGCCCGGGCCCGGGCGAATGCTGCGGGCTCACCGTTGGTGCGCAGCACCCAGCAGATTGGCGACGCCGTAGTGGCGTTGCTTTGA
- a CDS encoding branched-chain amino acid aminotransferase: protein MHDAVAPQSPLETPLAKAAAVPLPGADELADRFPLEANPRPASPERRAELLRGLHFGTVFTDHMAHARWSRSEGWQQHGIVPFAELSLSPAAAVLHYGQEVFEGIKAYRHADGSIWTFRPRYNAARLNASAARLAMPALPEEDFVASLVDLVRTEAAWVPSGEGESLYLRPFAFASEAFLGVQSANVIDYYVIASPTGAYFPNGLKPISIWVSQDYHRAGRGGTGFAKTGGNYAASLLPQQQAAERGCDQVCFLDDVTQSNLEELGGMNLMVVHADGSVSTPKLTGTILEGSTRSAILRLLADEGREVREATIPLVTLLEGIKSGAVTEVFACGTAAVVVPLGRLAGEGFDVEITGSEASRHIYDQLTSIQYGKAEDPYGWMYRLA, encoded by the coding sequence ATGCACGACGCCGTAGCACCGCAGAGCCCGCTGGAAACCCCTCTCGCAAAGGCGGCCGCTGTGCCGCTGCCCGGAGCCGATGAGCTGGCCGACCGTTTCCCGCTGGAGGCCAACCCACGCCCGGCCTCCCCGGAGCGTCGCGCTGAGCTGTTGCGGGGCCTGCATTTTGGCACTGTGTTCACCGACCACATGGCGCATGCGCGCTGGAGCCGCTCTGAGGGCTGGCAGCAGCATGGGATTGTGCCGTTCGCGGAGTTGAGCCTTTCGCCAGCGGCTGCTGTGCTCCACTATGGGCAGGAGGTCTTCGAGGGCATTAAGGCGTACCGGCACGCTGATGGCTCGATCTGGACTTTCCGCCCCCGGTACAACGCTGCCCGTCTGAACGCCTCTGCTGCACGTTTGGCGATGCCAGCTCTCCCGGAGGAGGACTTCGTGGCTTCCCTGGTGGACCTGGTGCGCACAGAGGCTGCCTGGGTGCCTAGCGGGGAGGGTGAGTCGCTCTACCTGAGGCCTTTTGCCTTCGCTTCTGAGGCTTTCCTGGGGGTCCAGTCGGCCAACGTGATCGACTACTATGTGATCGCCTCTCCCACGGGCGCATATTTCCCCAATGGCCTCAAGCCCATCAGCATCTGGGTTTCGCAGGACTACCACCGGGCTGGCCGTGGCGGGACAGGCTTCGCTAAGACCGGCGGCAACTATGCCGCCTCCCTGCTGCCGCAGCAGCAGGCGGCAGAGCGTGGCTGTGACCAGGTCTGTTTCTTGGATGACGTCACTCAGTCAAACCTGGAGGAGCTGGGTGGCATGAACCTGATGGTGGTGCACGCCGACGGCTCCGTGAGCACCCCCAAACTCACTGGCACCATCCTGGAGGGCAGCACCCGCTCGGCGATCCTGCGTCTGCTGGCTGATGAGGGCCGTGAGGTGCGTGAGGCGACCATCCCGCTGGTGACTCTGCTGGAGGGCATCAAGTCTGGTGCCGTCACGGAGGTCTTTGCCTGTGGCACGGCGGCGGTAGTCGTGCCGCTCGGGCGGTTGGCGGGTGAGGGATTCGACGTGGAGATCACGGGCAGCGAGGCTTCCCGCCACATCTACGACCAGCTCACCAGCATCCAGTACGGCAAGGCGGAGGACCCCTACGGCTGGATGTACCGCCTGGCCTGA